One genomic window of Triplophysa rosa linkage group LG11, Trosa_1v2, whole genome shotgun sequence includes the following:
- the kctd5a gene encoding BTB/POZ domain-containing protein KCTD5a, whose protein sequence is MAEKSPDPSGANGRRCPALSPGEGMQSHRSGSSKWVRLNVGGTYFLTTRQTLCRDPKSFLYRLCQADPDLDSDKDETGAYLIDRDPTYFGPVLNYLRHGKLVLNRGLAEEGVLEEAEFYNITSLIKLVKDKIRERDCKTAQLPIKHVYRVLQCQEEELTQMVSTMSDGWKFEQLVSIGSSYNYGNEDQAEFLCVVSKELHNQSYGTNSEPSEKAKILQEQGSRM, encoded by the exons ATGGCGGAGAAGAGCCCTGACCCGAGCGGCGCGAACGGTCGGAGGTGTCCCGCCCTTTCTCCCGGAGAGGGGATGCAGTCGCATAGAAGCGGTTCCTCCAAATGGGTTCGGCTAAACGTCGGCGGCACGTACTTTCTTACGACGAGACAAACGCTGTGCAGAGACCCGAAATCTTTCCTGTACCGTCTGTGCCAGGCCGACCCCGACCTCGACTCTGACAAG gaTGAAACGGGTGCATATTTGATAGACAGAGATCCTACTTATTTTGGTCCGGTGCTCAACTATCTGAGACACGGAAAGCTGGTGCTGAACCGAGGCCTGGCAGAGGAAG GTGTGCTGGAAGAAGCTGAATTCTACAATATCACTTCATTGATTAAACTTGTAAAAGACAAGATCAGAGAGAGGGATTGTAAGACAGCCCAG CTTCCTATAAAGCATGTCTACAGAGTCCTGCAGTGTCAAGAGGAGGAGTTGACACAGATGGTCTCTACCATGTCAGATGGCTGGAAGTTTGAACAG CTGGTTAGTATCGGTTCTTCGTACAACTACGGAAATGAGGATCAAGCCGAGTTCCTCTGCGTGGTCTCCAAGGAGCTGCACAATCAGTCGTACGGCACAAACAGCGAGCCCAGTGAAAAGGCCAAG ATTCTTCAAGAACAAGGCTCTCGAATGTGA
- the pdpk1a gene encoding LOW QUALITY PROTEIN: 3-phosphoinositide-dependent protein kinase 1a (The sequence of the model RefSeq protein was modified relative to this genomic sequence to represent the inferred CDS: substituted 1 base at 1 genomic stop codon) has translation MAKTQSQAYDGASIQPSLMLCSCASSSMVRTQLNSSLRHRLSMEVNSGETSRPKTPSLTSPQSRKKEDFTFGKILGEGSFSTVVLAKELATGREYAMKILEKNHIRKENKAHYVMREKDILSSINHPFFVKLYFTFQDSHKLYFALSYAKNGELLRYIRKIGSFDETCTRFYTAEIVCALEYLHSIGIIHRDLKPENLLLNEEMHIQITDFGTAKRLLSDSTQKRANSFVGTAQYVSPELLTEKSACKSSDLWALGCIIYQLVAGLPPFRAGNEYLIFQKILKLEYKFPEKFFPKAKDLVERLLCSDHTKRLGCEEMGGFNPLKSHMFFETVSWENLHVQTPPKLTPYLPAMAEDDEDYYGNYEDLLSQFSSLQVVPSRSSQALSVPTTVLPQRSCSNIEQYIHDLDCNSFELDLQFSREEKQLLLQKQASGNPWHQFVENNLIYKMGPVDKRKGLFARRRQLLLTEGPHLYYVDPVNKVLKGEIPWSPELRPEAKNFKTFFVHTPNRTYYLMDPSGNADKWCKKIQEVWGTIYHXHQTQGMTGRQRTATVKSSWSEPFRSITREKLLCVLVQFLSLLHQCSFMKKGCFAHSLCFSYCCNVKSINTANL, from the exons ATGGCAAAGACCCAGAGTCAAGCA TACGATGGTGCTTCCATCCAGCCTAGCTTGATGTTGTGTTCCTGTGCTTCCTCATCAATGGTAAGGACCCAGCTGAACTCCAGCCTTCGTCACCGTCTCAGCATGGAGGTCAACAGCGGAGAGACGAGCCGGCCAAAGACGCCTTCGCTCACGTCTCCCCAATCGCGCAAGAAGGAGGACTTTACATTCGGCAAAATTTTGGGAGAGGGGTCCTTCTCGACG GTCGTGCTTGCTAAAGAACTGGCCACAGGAAGGGAATATGCAA tgaAGATTCTGGAGAAGAACCACATAAGGAAAGAGAACAAAGCACACTATGTTATGCGGGAGAAAGATATACTGTCAAGCATTAATCATCCCTTTTTCGTAAAGCTGTACTTCACATTTCAAGATTCACATAAGTTAT ATTTTGCTCTCAGTTACGCAAAGAACGGAGAGCTTCTTCGGTACATTCGTAAAATAGGCTCATTTGATGAGACTTGCACAAGATTCTACACTGCTGAGATAGTTTGTGCACTTGAATATTTGCACTCAATAGGAATTATTCATAG gGACCTTAAACCAGAGAACCTTTTACTGAATGAAGAGATGCACATTCAAATTACAGATTTTGGGACTGCAAAACGGTTGCTGTCGGATAGCACTCAAA AAAGAGCAAATTCTTTTGTTGGGACTGCACAGTATGTTTCTCCAGAGCTGCTGACCGAAAAATCAGCTTGCAAAAG CTCGGACCTCTGGGCACTTGGTTGCATAATCTACCAACTGGTGGCTGGATTACCTCCGTTTAGAGCCGG GAACGAGTACTTGATTTTCCAGAAGATTCTCAAGCTGGAGTACAAGTTTCCTGAGAAGTTCTTCCCCAAAGCTAAAGATCTGGTGGAGCGGCTGTtg TGTTCGGACCACACAAAGCGACTGGGATGTGAGGAAATGGGTGGGTTCAATCCTCTGAAAAGCCACATGTTCTTCGAGACAGTCTCATGGGAGAACCTGCATGTTCAGACTCCACCCAAGCTGACTCCTTACTTGCCGGCCATGGCTGAAGATGATGAAGATTACTATGGAAAT TATGAGGATCTTCTCAGCCAGTTTAGCAGCCTTCAGGTTGTTCCATCCAGGTCTTCCCAGGCCCTCTCAGTCCCGACCACTGTTCTCCCCCAGAGATCCTGCAGCAATATTGAGCAATACATCCACGATCTGGACTGCAACTCATTTGAGCTGGACCTACAGTTCTCCAGGGAGGAGAAACAACTCCTCTTGCAGAAGCAAGCGAGTGGCAACCCTTG GCACCAGTTTGTTGAAAATAATTTGATTTATAAAATGGGACCAGTGGACAAAAGAAAG GGACTGTTTGCTAGACGCAGACAGCTTTTGCTGACTGAAGGACCACATCTATATTACGTGGACCCTGTGAATAAAGTACTAAAGGGGGAAATCCCATGGTCTCCAGAGTTGCGTCCTGAGGCCAAGAACTTTAAGACATTTTTCGTGCACACG CCAAACAGGACATATTATCTAATGGATCCTAGTGGTAATGCAGACAAATGGTGTAAGAAGATCCAAGAGGTGTGGGGAACAATATACCATTAACATCAGACTCAAGGTATGACGGGGCGTCAGAGGACAGCCACAGTCAAGTCTTCATGGTCAGAGCCCTTCAGGTCAATAACCAGAGAGAAACTTCTTTGTGTGCTTGTACAATTCCTAAGTCTATTGCACCAGTGTTCCTTTATGAAAAAAGGATGTTTTGCTCACTCGCTGTGTTTCTCATATTGCTGTAATGTAAAATCAATCAATACAGCAAATCTGTAA
- the il21r.2 gene encoding interleukin 21 receptor, tandem duplicate 2 isoform X2 produces MIRTGILWIFWTFSLQSKADSHAFTIQHTCDTDYWHTITCSIQLPVTSSGNKNISYWLNLLNDENQIFTCPLQIEHEVYRCVLDRGDTFTDWENFTVKLYHSENSQNDSYLLDSSFIPAKSIKPNAPYNLTLQYINGIHHFSWENGYENHTYQKALLFIYNFLYYKDGHHGNTSVHPDNKTIEIDETRFEPESKYTAMVRTRIMESNTYNGKWSEWSVATKWTTKHRDKPNQSTIRQINGMIAVGTFVMLGLIILLLSVPAARMKIKEIVWVPTPATYFQPLYTHYQGNFQGWVLAKSPLQDVHVPEECSTIDKIAEVITMLQDQAGKSNVYPPEQCHTPYVGPSTELWAPCQTFDTCSETSIPCEDFSLFCEALPDEVDNLMQSLNTACFTEDELSLKASSLKSLESLGNGEPSEAPVIITPTSVCFKQDYCTLTDTPTGPVPTFTRDVELNGDLSND; encoded by the exons ATGATCCGCACTGGAATTCTTTGGATTTTCTGGACGTTCTCACTGCAATCTAAAGCCGATTCACATG CTTTCACAATTCAGCATACCTGTGATACAGATTACTGGCATACAATCACCTGCTCTATCCAACTACCAGTCACATCCTCcggaaataaaaacatatcatACTGGCTGAATTTGCTGAACGATGAAAACCA GATATTTACATGCCCACTTCAGATAGAACATGAAGTTTACCGCTGTGTTTTAGATAGAGGAGATACATTCACGGATTGGGAAAATTTTACTGTTAAACTTTACCATTCGGAAAATAGCCAGAATGATTCATATTTGTTGGATTCTTCTTTCATTCCAGCTAAAAGTA TTAAACCAAATGCCCCATATAATCTGacattacagtatataaatggaATCCATCATTTCAGTTGGGAAAATGGATATGAAAATCACACATACCAAAAAGCTCTTCTGTTTATATATAACTTCCTGTACTACAAGGATGGGCATCATGGCAAT ACCAGTGTTCACCCAGATAATAAAACAATTGAGATTGATGAAACACGTTTTGAACCTGAGTCTAAGTACACTGCTATGGTACGGACTAGGATAATGGAAAGTAATACGTATAATGGAAAATGGAGTGAATGGAGCGTTGCGACTAAATGGACGACAAAACATAGAG ATAAACCCAACCAGTCAACGATAAGACAAATCAACGGCATGATTGCTGTTGGAACATTTGTGATGCTCGGGCTTATTATTCTGCTTTTATCTGTTCCTGCTGCaag aatGAAGATAAAAGAAATTGTGTGGGTGCCAACACCAGCAACATACTTTCAGCCCTTGTACACACATTACCAAGGCAATTTTCAG GGATGGGTTTTGGCAAAAAGTCCTTTGCAAGATGTTCATGTTCCAGAAGAATGTTCAACAATTGACAAGATCGCAGAGGTCATAACAATGTTGCAGGATCAGGCAGGGAAGTCAAACGTGTATCCCCCGGAGCAATGCCATACACCTTATGTGGGTCCCTCAACTGAGCTCTGGGCCCCATGCCAAACGTTCGATACGTGCAGCGAGACAAGTATCCCGTGTGAggatttttctttgttctgtgaaGCATTGCCTGATGAAGTGGACAACCTCATGCAGAGCCTAAACACAGCATGCTTCACCGAAGATGAACTCTCCTTGAAAGCTTCTAGTCTCAAGAGTCTTGAGAGCCTTGGGAATGGTGAGCCGTCTGAAGCACCAGTCATTATTACTCCCACATCTGTGTGCTTCAAGCAGGATTACTGCACTCTCACGGACACTCCCACAGGCCCTGTCCCCACCTTCACCAGAGATGTAGAGCTGAATGGAGACCTGTCCAATGATTAA
- the il21r.2 gene encoding interleukin 21 receptor, tandem duplicate 2 isoform X1, with the protein MIRTGILWIFWTFSLQSKADSHAFTIQHTCDTDYWHTITCSIQLPVTSSGNKNISYWLNLLNDENQIFTCPLQIEHEVYRCVLDRGDTFTDWENFTVKLYHSENSQNDSYLLDSSFIPAKSIKPNAPYNLTLQYINGIHHFSWENGYENHTYQKALLFIYNFLYYKDGHHGNQTSVHPDNKTIEIDETRFEPESKYTAMVRTRIMESNTYNGKWSEWSVATKWTTKHRDKPNQSTIRQINGMIAVGTFVMLGLIILLLSVPAARMKIKEIVWVPTPATYFQPLYTHYQGNFQGWVLAKSPLQDVHVPEECSTIDKIAEVITMLQDQAGKSNVYPPEQCHTPYVGPSTELWAPCQTFDTCSETSIPCEDFSLFCEALPDEVDNLMQSLNTACFTEDELSLKASSLKSLESLGNGEPSEAPVIITPTSVCFKQDYCTLTDTPTGPVPTFTRDVELNGDLSND; encoded by the exons ATGATCCGCACTGGAATTCTTTGGATTTTCTGGACGTTCTCACTGCAATCTAAAGCCGATTCACATG CTTTCACAATTCAGCATACCTGTGATACAGATTACTGGCATACAATCACCTGCTCTATCCAACTACCAGTCACATCCTCcggaaataaaaacatatcatACTGGCTGAATTTGCTGAACGATGAAAACCA GATATTTACATGCCCACTTCAGATAGAACATGAAGTTTACCGCTGTGTTTTAGATAGAGGAGATACATTCACGGATTGGGAAAATTTTACTGTTAAACTTTACCATTCGGAAAATAGCCAGAATGATTCATATTTGTTGGATTCTTCTTTCATTCCAGCTAAAAGTA TTAAACCAAATGCCCCATATAATCTGacattacagtatataaatggaATCCATCATTTCAGTTGGGAAAATGGATATGAAAATCACACATACCAAAAAGCTCTTCTGTTTATATATAACTTCCTGTACTACAAGGATGGGCATCATGGCAAT CAGACCAGTGTTCACCCAGATAATAAAACAATTGAGATTGATGAAACACGTTTTGAACCTGAGTCTAAGTACACTGCTATGGTACGGACTAGGATAATGGAAAGTAATACGTATAATGGAAAATGGAGTGAATGGAGCGTTGCGACTAAATGGACGACAAAACATAGAG ATAAACCCAACCAGTCAACGATAAGACAAATCAACGGCATGATTGCTGTTGGAACATTTGTGATGCTCGGGCTTATTATTCTGCTTTTATCTGTTCCTGCTGCaag aatGAAGATAAAAGAAATTGTGTGGGTGCCAACACCAGCAACATACTTTCAGCCCTTGTACACACATTACCAAGGCAATTTTCAG GGATGGGTTTTGGCAAAAAGTCCTTTGCAAGATGTTCATGTTCCAGAAGAATGTTCAACAATTGACAAGATCGCAGAGGTCATAACAATGTTGCAGGATCAGGCAGGGAAGTCAAACGTGTATCCCCCGGAGCAATGCCATACACCTTATGTGGGTCCCTCAACTGAGCTCTGGGCCCCATGCCAAACGTTCGATACGTGCAGCGAGACAAGTATCCCGTGTGAggatttttctttgttctgtgaaGCATTGCCTGATGAAGTGGACAACCTCATGCAGAGCCTAAACACAGCATGCTTCACCGAAGATGAACTCTCCTTGAAAGCTTCTAGTCTCAAGAGTCTTGAGAGCCTTGGGAATGGTGAGCCGTCTGAAGCACCAGTCATTATTACTCCCACATCTGTGTGCTTCAAGCAGGATTACTGCACTCTCACGGACACTCCCACAGGCCCTGTCCCCACCTTCACCAGAGATGTAGAGCTGAATGGAGACCTGTCCAATGATTAA